CTTACGAAATAGCCGTTCCTGAAGTAGAATTCAACGATCCTAATGTTGAAGCAATATTTAATCAATATTTACAGGTAGAAGCAGCTTTAGTAAATACAAATGCCACCAAAACGGCGGAAGAAGCTGCAAAACTTGAAAAACACTTAAAGGAAATGAATGCCGAAGAAACTGTACAAACTGCAGTTTCCGCTATGGCTGCATCTGACGATATTGCTGTGCAGCGCCAAAATTTTGAAACCTTAAGTAGTGCAATGGAAAGTATGTTGCAGGGCGCGTTAAAATCCGGAACATTATACAAACAATACTGCCCAATGGCCTTTAATAATAAAGGTGCCTATTGGATAAGCAGCAGCAAAGATATTTTAAATCCATATTTTGGCGATAAAATGTTGAAATGCGGCAGAGTAGATGCCGAGATAAATTAATTTAACAAAGCCTTCCATTTTAGTGGGGGGCTTTTTTTTGTATTTTTGCAAAAGCGTGAAAAAAACCATTTCCATATTTTTATCTATCCTAATGCTCGTTAGTAGTTCTGGAATAGCCTATGCGCAGCACTTCTGCAGTGGGATGGAAATGATGGCTGAGGTTACCTTGGGCGACAAACTTCTTTCCTGTGGAATGGAGGAAGACGCCCTCGCTACAGATTGCGACGATAAAAACTTGGCTCCTGAAGCACACGATTGTTGTAAAAACCACATTACCAAAATACAAACTGACGAAAATTTTGCCAAGGCTTCGTTCGATTTAAAATTGAATAAAACCTTTGTAGCTACTTTCGTTTCTGTTTTTGTATTGCAGGAAGTAGAAATCGCTTCCGCAGAAAAAATCTTCTTCGCGGATTACAGTCCGCCACCCCTCGAACAGGATTTGAACATTCTGTACGAGACTTTCCTGATTTGATTTATACCCCGTGTATGCGGGTATTTCATGACTTAAACCCCAAATATTTATGGGGTAAGAACTCATATTTAATCAAATTATAAAAATGAAACACACATATAAAATACACGGAATGACCTGCAATGGCTGCCGAGGCCATGTGGAAAAGACTTTAAGTGAAATTGAAGGCGTTTCCCAAGCATCGGTAAACCTTGAAAAAGCCGAAGCGGTCATCGAAATGGAAAATCACATTCCATTAAAAGTTTTTGAAAAAGCGTTGGAAGACGACGGCGGAAGCTACAGTATCTCTCTTCCCGATGATGCTGAAGCTGCAGAAAAACATCAAAAGAAAAAAGAGGAAAAACGGGCAAAACAAAGCAGTTCGGGTACGTTTTATTGCCCGATGCACTGCGAAGGCGAGAAGACTTACGACAAGCCTGGCGATTGCCCCGTTTGCGGAATGGATTTGGTAGAAGAGGCAAAAACTTCAACAAACTCGGCAACGGAGTATACCTGCCCAATGCATCCCGAAGTAATTCGCGACGAACCGGGTTCGTGCCCAATCTGCGGGATGGATTTAGTGCCAAAAGAGGCCGACGAATCTGCCGAAAACAAATCGTATAAAAAGTTGCTGAAAAAGTTTTGGATTGCCGTAGCCTTTACGCTACCCATTTTTATAATCGCAATGTCTGAAATGATTCCAAACAATCCGTTATACGATTGGATGCCGATTGTTACTTGGAATTGGATACAATTCGGCCTGTCAATTCCGGTGGTGTTTTACGCCACTTGGATGTTTTTTGAACGCGCCTATCGCTCCATTAAAACCTGGAATCTCAATATGTTTACCCTTATCGGGATAGGGGCTGGGGTGGCTTGGCTTTTTAGTATTTTTGGGTTGTTGTTCCCCGACTTTTTTCCTCCACAGTTTAAGACCGAATCGGGAACTGTGCACGTTTATTTTGAAGCGGCCTCGGTTATACTCACCCTAGTTTTAATGGGGCAGGTTTTGGAAGCGCGCGCGCACAACCGAACAAATTCTGCTGTAAAGGAATTGCTGAAACTGGCGCCAAACAAAGCAGTTCGAATTGTTGACGGAAAGGAAGAAACCATCGCCATTGATAAAATTGAAGTTGGCGATAAACTCCGTGTAAAACCCGGAGAGAAAATTCCTGTGGACGGCAGCATTTTGGAAGGCGAAAGCTCCATTGACGAATCAATGATTACCGGCGAACCTGTTCCCGTTTCAAAAGCGGGGGGCGATAAAGTAAGTTCCGGAACCATAAACGGCAAACAAACTTTCGTAATGAAAGCCGAAAAAGTGGGAAGCGATACTCTGCTTTCCCAAATCATTGAAATGGTGAACAAAGCAAGCCGAAGCCGCGCTCCAATCCAAAAATTGGCCGATAAAATTTCTAGATGGTTTGTGCCAATCGTGGTCTTAGTTTCAATAATCACTTTTATAGTTTGGGCAGTTTTTGGTCCTGAACCTGCTTATGTTTATGCCTTGGTGAATGCCATTGCCGTTTTGATTATCGCGTGTCCGTGTGCCCTTGGGCTCGCCACGCCAATGTCTGTGATGGTTGGAGTGGGGAAGGGCGCCCAAAACGGAGTGCTCATTAAAAATGCCGAAGCGCTGGAGACACTCAACAAAATAGACGTTTTGATTATTGATAAAACCGGAACAATTACCGAAGGAAAACCTTCCGTTGAAAAAGTGGGCGCTGCCGACGGTTTTTCGGAAGAAAAAGTGCTTCAATATATTGTTTCGCTCAATCAAAACAGCGAACATCCATTGGCTGATGCTACGGTTAAATACGGAAAGGAAAAGAATTCCGAAGTTTTAAAAGCTACCGATTTCAATTCGGTTACCGGAAAAGGGGTAACTGGAAATATCAATGGAGAAAAAATAGCACTCGGTAACGAAAAGATGATGCAGGAAGCAGATGCAGACATTTCCGAAGAACTTCAAAAGCAAATTTCAGAAGAACAGAAAAAGGGCAAGACCGTACCGATGCTTTCCGTAGCTGGAAAAGTGGTGGGTTACGTTGTGATTGCCGATAAAATAAAGGAAACCAGTAAAAAAGCAATCAACGAACTTCAGAAAAAGGGAATTCAGGTTATAATGCTAACAGGCGATAACCACGACACCGCAAAAGCTGTTGCTTCCGAATTAAATCTCGCCGAATTTAAAGCTGAAATGCTTCCGCAGAACAAATTGGAAGTAGTCGAAAAATTGCAATCCGAAGGCCAAAAAGTAGCCATGGCTGGCGACGGAATAAACGATGCCCCCGCTTTGGCAAAAAGTGATGTAGGAATCGCGATGGGCACAGGTACGGATGTAGCGATAGAAAGTGCCGGCGTTACCTTGGTAAAAGGCGATCTGCACGGCATTGTGAAAGCGTTCCATTTAAGCGAAAAAGTAATGCGTAACATTAAACAAAACCTGTTTTTTGCTTTAATTTATAACGTGTTCGGCGTGCCAATAGCCGCCGGGGTTCTCTTTCCAGTTTTTGGACTATTATTATCGCCGATGATTGCCGCACTGGCAATGAGTTTTAGCTCTGTTTCGGTAATTACAAATGCATTGCGATTGCGCGCTGCAAGAATTGATTAAATGAAAAATGACATAGGACTTTTAGACATAAGACGTATGAAGAATATAAAATTTTCTCCTACGTCTTATGTCCTACCGTCTTAAGTCACAGAATAAAAATTTATAACATTATATGAAAAACTACATATTTATAGCCTTTTTATTCCCACTCAGTGTTTTTTCACAGGAAAAAGTAACGGGAAAGATTACTGATAATATCAATAACAAAGAAGTTTCGTTAGCAGGTGCAAACGTTTATTGGCTAAACACTCAAGTGGGAACCGTAACAGATTTTGACGGAAATTTCGAAATTGCGTATAAGCCCGAATACAAAAAAATGGTTATCAGTTTTGTGGGTTATAAAACCGATACTATTTCGGTGAATTCGCCCAAAAGAATTACGCATTCTTTAACTTCTACCGCCAATCTTGATGAGGTTACGGTTACCGCCCGGCAGAAAGCCACGTCGCGTTCCTTCATTCAAGCAACCAATGTTCTCAATGTAAGCAGCGAAGAACTTCTAAAAGCGGCGTGCTGTAACCTCGCGGAAAGCTTTGAAACCAATCCCTCGATTGACGTAAATTTTTCTGATGCCATTTCGGGCACG
This region of Aequorivita marisscotiae genomic DNA includes:
- a CDS encoding DUF3347 domain-containing protein encodes the protein MKKLSLISLAIIALSFLSCKDTVKQTEPEVVTVDNTETKTYEIAVPEVEFNDPNVEAIFNQYLQVEAALVNTNATKTAEEAAKLEKHLKEMNAEETVQTAVSAMAASDDIAVQRQNFETLSSAMESMLQGALKSGTLYKQYCPMAFNNKGAYWISSSKDILNPYFGDKMLKCGRVDAEIN
- a CDS encoding HYC_CC_PP family protein, translating into MKKTISIFLSILMLVSSSGIAYAQHFCSGMEMMAEVTLGDKLLSCGMEEDALATDCDDKNLAPEAHDCCKNHITKIQTDENFAKASFDLKLNKTFVATFVSVFVLQEVEIASAEKIFFADYSPPPLEQDLNILYETFLI
- a CDS encoding heavy metal translocating P-type ATPase — protein: MKHTYKIHGMTCNGCRGHVEKTLSEIEGVSQASVNLEKAEAVIEMENHIPLKVFEKALEDDGGSYSISLPDDAEAAEKHQKKKEEKRAKQSSSGTFYCPMHCEGEKTYDKPGDCPVCGMDLVEEAKTSTNSATEYTCPMHPEVIRDEPGSCPICGMDLVPKEADESAENKSYKKLLKKFWIAVAFTLPIFIIAMSEMIPNNPLYDWMPIVTWNWIQFGLSIPVVFYATWMFFERAYRSIKTWNLNMFTLIGIGAGVAWLFSIFGLLFPDFFPPQFKTESGTVHVYFEAASVILTLVLMGQVLEARAHNRTNSAVKELLKLAPNKAVRIVDGKEETIAIDKIEVGDKLRVKPGEKIPVDGSILEGESSIDESMITGEPVPVSKAGGDKVSSGTINGKQTFVMKAEKVGSDTLLSQIIEMVNKASRSRAPIQKLADKISRWFVPIVVLVSIITFIVWAVFGPEPAYVYALVNAIAVLIIACPCALGLATPMSVMVGVGKGAQNGVLIKNAEALETLNKIDVLIIDKTGTITEGKPSVEKVGAADGFSEEKVLQYIVSLNQNSEHPLADATVKYGKEKNSEVLKATDFNSVTGKGVTGNINGEKIALGNEKMMQEADADISEELQKQISEEQKKGKTVPMLSVAGKVVGYVVIADKIKETSKKAINELQKKGIQVIMLTGDNHDTAKAVASELNLAEFKAEMLPQNKLEVVEKLQSEGQKVAMAGDGINDAPALAKSDVGIAMGTGTDVAIESAGVTLVKGDLHGIVKAFHLSEKVMRNIKQNLFFALIYNVFGVPIAAGVLFPVFGLLLSPMIAALAMSFSSVSVITNALRLRAARID